The segment TGCGCACGTGCCAGAGCTCGGGGAACAGCACGACGTCGAGCATCTTGCGCAGATACGGCGCGCCGCTGGTGCCGCCGGTGCCCTGCTTGAAGCCGATGATGCGCTCGACGGTCGTCACGTGACGGAAGCGCCACTGACGGAACGCGTCCTCGAGATCGACCAGTTCCTCGGCCATCTCGTACAGCTCCCAGTGCTGCTGCGGGTGACGGTACACGTCGAGCCACGCGGCTTCGACCGTTTCGTCGTGCCGCGTCGGCTGCGTCCAGTCGCGCTCGAGCCGCTCCGGCGCGATCGGGAAACCGCGTCGCGCGAGCAGGCGCACGACCTCGTCGTAGAACGACGGCGCTTCGAGCGTCGCGCGCACCTGTTCGAGGATGTCGGGCCGGTGCGCATGCGGCTGCAGCATCTGCACGTTCTTGTTGCCGAGCAGGAATTCGAGCTGGCGATACTGGTAGGACTGGAAGCCCGACGACTGCCCGAGATACGGCCGCATCGCCGAATACTCGGACGGCGTCATCGTCGACAGCACGTTCCACGCCTGCACGAGCTGCTCGAGGATGCGCGACACGCGCGCGAGCATCTTGAATGCGGGCGGCAACGCGTCGGCGCGCACCGCGTCGAGCGCGCCGCGCAGCTCGAACAGCGCGAGCTTCATCCACAGCTCGCTCGTCTGATGCTGGATGATGAACAGCATCTCGTTGTGATCGGGCGACAGCGGATGCTGCGCGTCGAGGATCGAATTCAGCGACAGGTAGTCGCCGTAGCTCATCGACTTCGAGAAATCGAGCTGCGCGTTGTGCCAGCCGGCTTGGCCCGAGGCATCGCCCGGCACGTGCGGCGCTTCGTGTGCCGCTGGCGCCGAATGTGCCTGTTGCGCGGCGCGTGCGCCCGAGAACGGGCAGCCCGCCGGCGCGTCGTCGCCGGGTGGCTGCATATGACCAGAATTCACGACTTTCTCCAGGATTGAATGACGGGGGCGCGGCGCGCAATCCGCACGTCACTGCGGCGCGCGCCGGCCGAAACCGGTCAGGTCACCGCGCCGCGTTCGGCGAACTCGGGCGCCTTCCATGCGTTGGTGGCCAGGATGTCGCGCAGCGTCTCGACGGCATCCCACACGTCGGCGAAGCGCACGTAGAGCGGCGTGAAGCCGAAGCGCAGCACGTACGGCTCGCGGTAGTCGCCGATCACGCCGCGCGCGATCAGCGCCTGCATCACTTCGTAGCCGTGCGGATGCTCGAAGCTCGCCTGCGAGCCGCGCTGGTGATGCGAGCGCGGCGTGACGAGCTTCAGCGACAGGCCCGCGCAGCGCGCTTCGACGAGCGCGATGAACGCGTCGGTCAGCGCGAGCGACTTGCGGCGGATCGCCTGCATGTCGGTCTGCAGGAACACGTCGAGCCCGCATTCGACCATCGACATCGACACGATCGGCTGCGTGCCGCACAGGAAGCGCGCGATGCCCGGATCGGGCGCGAAGCCGGGCTGCATCGCGAACGGCGCGCGGTGGCCCCACCAGCCGGACAGCGGCTGCGAGAAATGCGCGTGATGGCGCTGCGGCACCCACACGAACGCGGGCGAACCGGGGCCGCCGTTCAGGTACTTGTACGTGCAGCCGACCGCGCCGTCCGCGCGCGCGCCGTTCAGGTCGACCGGCACCGCGCCGGCCGAGTGCGCGAGATCCCACAGCATCAGCGCGCCCGCGTCGTGCACGAGTTGCGTAACGGCCGGCATGTCGTGCATGGAGCCGGTGCGGTAGTTCACGTGCGTGATCATCGCGACGGCCGTGTCCGCGCCGAGCGCGTCGGGCAGGTCGGCCGGATCGTCGATCAGGCGCAGTTCGTAGCCACCGCCGAGCTGTTCGATCAGCCCCTGCGCGATATACAGGTCGGTCGGGAAGTTCGAGCGCTCCGACACGATCACGCGGCGCTCGGGCGCGCGCTCGGCCTGGTGGCGCAGCATCGCCGACAGCAGCTTGAACAGGTTGATCGAGATGGTGTCGGTCACGACCGTTTCGCCGGGCGCGCCGCCGATCAGCGTCGCGAGCTTGTCGCCGAGACGGTGCGGCAGCGCGAACCAGCCGGCCGTGTTCCAGCTCCGGATCAGTCCTTCGCCCCATTCGGCGCCGATCACCTGCTGCGCGCGGGCAGCCGACGCGCGCGGCTGCGCGCCGAGCGAGTTGCCGTCGAGGTAGATCACGCCGTCGGGCAGTGCGAACTGGTCGCGCAGCGGGCCGAGCGGGTCGTCGCGGTCGAGGGCGAGCGCGTCTTCACGGGTCTTGATCATGATGTGGGGTCGTAGGTCAGGTAATCAGGAAGCACGCGCGGGCAGCGCGCGCAGCACCGCGCGCACGGGGCTCGCGTCGAGCGTCGCGAACTTCAGCGGCAATGCGATCAGTTCATAGTCGCCGGGCGGCACGTCGTCGAGCACGATGCCTTCGAGGATCGCCATCCGGTGCGCACGCACGCGGTGATGCGCATCCATCGTTTTCGATTCCTGCGGGTCGAGCGACGGCGTGTCGATGCCGATCAGCTTCACGCCATGCGCGGCGAGCAGGTCGATCGTTTCAGGCGCGACTGCGCAGAACTCGGGGTCCCATTGCGCGATCGGCGCTTGCGCACAGGTGCGCAGCAGCACGCGCGGCGGCACGCCGTCGAGCGCGGCCGCGATATCGGCCGGCTGCACGACGGGCGATGCGCCGATGCAATGGATCACGCGGCAGGTGCCGAGATAGGTGTCGAGCGGCACGGCGCCGATCGGTGCGCCGTCGGCGTCGTAGTGCAGCGGCGCGTCGCAGTGCGCGCCCGTATGCGGCGACAGCGTCAGGCGCGCGACGTTGACCGGCGAGCCGGCCTCCATCCGCCACACGCGTTCGACGGAAACCGGCGTATCGCCCGGCCACACGGGGGTGGCGGGGCTGACAGGCGGCGAGATGTCCCAGAGTGTGTCCATGGCATGACGAATCGGTGAGTCGGTGCTTCGAATGATAGGTGGACGCTCGCAGAAAGTGCTTGCGAAATAAACATGGACAATCCGCCGGATTGGCAGATAATTCGACTCAGAGGGAAAACGGGGACCAAAAATGCACGCGATCACGCTCGATGCCACCGACTGCCGGATTCTGGCGGTACTGCAGGAGGAGGGCAGAATCAGCAATCTCGACCTGGCGGAACGGATTTCGCTTTCGCCGTCCGCCTGCCTGCGCCGCATGCGCCTGCTCGAGGAGCAGGGCGTGATCGAGCACTATCGCGCGTGCCTGAGCCGCGAGAAGCTCGGCTTCGAGCTCGAGGCGTTCGTGCAGGTGTCGATGCGCAACGAAGAGAATCAATGGCACGAGCGCTTCGCGGAAGCGCTGCGCGAATGGCCGGAGGTGGTCGGCGCGTTCGTCGTGACGGGCGAGAGCCACTATCTGCTGCGCGTGCTCGCGCACAACCTCAAGCACTATTCGGATTTCGTGCTGAACCGGCTCTACAAGGCGCCGGGCGTGATGGACATCCGTTCGAACATCGTGCTGCAGACGCTGAAGGACGAAGCCGGCGCGCCGGTCGGGCTGGCGCGCACGGGCGCGATCAAAGCGGTGTAAGGCCGTGGAAGCCGCCGCCGTGGAACACGAGCGGCGGCGTCGCGTCCGATGCGGCCCGCACGCCGCAGCGTTCCACTTCGCCGACGAAGATGACGTGGTCGCCTTCGTCATAGCGGCTGCGGTTGTGGCATTCGAACCACGCGAGCGCGCCGTCGAGCACGGGCATCCCCGAGTTGCCGGCCACATGCGCGATCCCTTCGAAGCGGTCGCCCTTGTAGGTCGAGAAACGCTTGCACAGGTCGACCTGCGACGCCGCGAGCACGTTCACCACGTAATGGCTGTTGCCGCGAAACACGGGCATCGACGCCGATTTGTGCGCGAGGCTCCACAGCACGAGCGGCGGATCGAGCGATACCGAGTTGAACGAGCTGGCGGTGATGCCGATCAGCTGCCCGGACGGCGCGCGCGTCGTGATCACCGTCACGCCCGTCGCAAACTGGCCGAGCGCCTGGCGGAAGGCGGCCGAGTCGAAATCCGGCGGGTTGGCGTGGCTCATCGGGCGGCCATCCGGAACGAAACGGGCGGGCGCGGCGCGACGCGGGGGTGACGGGCGCGGCGGACGAAAGGCGACAAGGCGGTCGGTTGGGAAGTGGTGCGCATGGCCCGATTTTAGCGGAATCGGGGCCGCCGGGCCCGGCCGGACGGCGCAGTGCGGGGATAGCGTGACGTAGCGAACCCTGTGGCACGATGCCGGCTTCGCGATGGCGCGCGGTTGGCATGGCCGTTCTGTCGCGTTTTTGTGCGGTGCCGTCGGTCCACCTGCCCATCCGCCGATCCGCCACGCGTGCCATCGACGCCCGCGCTATCGCGTCGCCGCCAGTCCGAGCGACAGCGCGCCCGTCACGATCAGGCTGGACGCCCAGGCCGCATCGAGGTTGAACCAGCTCCGCGACACGAATTTCAGCCCGAGATAGCGGTACACGAGCCACGCGAGCCCGCCGCCGGCGGCGATCATCGCGACCGCATGCACGGCCGCGACGACGAGTGCCATCCCGAGATGCGCATCGACGAGCGTGGCCGCCGCGCGGTGGCCGGCATCCCTGTCGAGCCCGCAGAGCCCGAGGTAGATCGGCACCAGCATCAGCCCCGCACCGTGCGCGATCGCAACCGCGAACGACCACAGGCCGAGCCGTGCGGGCGGGATCCGTGCGAGCGCACGCGGATGCCGGCGCCGGATCAGCAGCACGGCGCCGAAGCCGATCACGAGCGCGCTCGCGCCGATCCGGATCGCCGATTGCCACGCGAGCAGCGCGGCGAGCAGCCCGAACGGCAGCATCACCGCGAATACCGCGAGCGCATGGCCGAGCGCGAGAAAGCCGAGCGCCGCGACGAGCGCGCCGCCGCGGCGCGTCATCAGTGCGTTCGACACCGCGAGCGGCCAGCCCATCGCGGGATTGAGCCCGTGATACACGCCGCTCGCGAGCACGGCCGCCCACAGCGCGAACTGCGCGTGAAGTCCGGTGTTCAACGCTTGACCGACGGATAGCAGAACGAGTCGGTCGAGCAGTCGCCGCCTTCGAGCCGGATCTGGTGCGCGCGATAGCCGTCGGGGAACTCGACCCAGTAATCGTCGGCGAGCGTCAGCCCGCCGTCCGGCCCCGCATGCGCGAGCACTTGTGCGGCCGGCACCCCGTCCGGATAGAACTGGTCGTCCCACGTCGAATAGAGCGAGTTGGTCCAGTACACGCGCCGACCGTCGCGGCTGATCTCGACCATCTGCGGGCCGCCCGCGAACGCGCGGCCGTTCGAGTGCGGCGCGCGGCGCACGATGCCGCCGATCCGCACCGACCCCGCGAGCACCGGGTTATGCGGATCCGACACGTCGTACTGGCGCATCTCGCCGGTGCCCCAGCACGACACGTACAGGAAGCGGTCGTCGAGCGACAGGTCGATGTCGGTCACGAGCGGCGGCACCGCGCCGAACCCTTTCAGCAGCGGCGGCAGTTCGTCGGCCGCGGCCGGTTCGGGCGGGATCGTCGCAGTCTTCTTCACATGGAACTTGCCGTCTTCGCGCCACCAGGTCCAGATCGAGCCTTCGAGATTCGTCGTATCGACCACGACGCCGACGAATCCGTATTCGCGCACCGGGTCGTGCGCGGGCCGCACCTCGAGCGCCATCTGGTGCTGCGCGCCGAGATCGATCGTCTGCACGTTGCGCCGCGCGCGCAGGTCCCAGAAATGCAGCCGGTGCCCGTATTTGTTCGCGAGCAGGTCCTCGGGCACGATGCCGTTCTCGAATTGCGGCGGCAGCGCCCATTCGCTCGACACCATGTAGTCGCGCGGCAGGTTCCACCAGAAATCGTAGTGCTTGTCCTGCGGGCCGCGATCGATCTCCCAGCGGCCGAGCACGTCGAAGGTTTCGCAATCCATGATGAAGATGCCGGGCGCGCCGTCGGTGCCGTCCTTGCCCGCGCCGCCGAGCGTGCTCACGTAGATGCCCTCGGGGCCGCAGTGAACGGTGTGCGGCCGCGAATAACCGGTCTTCGCGAAGATCTCGTCGGGTTCGATGATCTTGTGGATGCGTGCCTGGGTCGGGTGCGGCTTCGTGTCGATCACGTAGATGCGCGACGAGCGCAGGCCGGGGATGATCAGGAAGCGGCGTTCGAGGAACGCATGGCCGGTCAGCGGCGACAGCGCCGACGAGCACGCATTCCAGCCGAAGTGGTGAAACTCGTCGCCGGTGTTCGGCATCGTCACCGTGTGCACGATTTTTCCGTAGGTCGGCGAGCCGGGCTTCACGTCGATCACGGCGAGCGCGTCGGGTCTGGAAAAATCGGGGCTCAGCAACAACGTATAGGCAAACGCTTCCGCCGGCGCCTGCATCGCAAGCTCCGGCGAAGCGTGAAATGTCGGGTCAGGCCGCATGCTCATGGTAAGTGCTCTCTCGGTGGTATCGAATCACGGACGCACGGCCGTGCGCTGCGCGCGTGCGGGTCGGGGGTGCCGCGCGGCGCGCATCGCGCCGGCGGGTGCGATCGGCAGGCGGCTGCACGCATCGGCGACACGTGCAGCGCCGTGCATCAGTTCGTGAAAGCGGGTGAAGACGAGGCGCGGGATCGTCGTGCCCGGGGCGACACGGGCGCAGGGCATCGCGATGGTGCGGCTGAAGCGTCGGCTCGCGACGTGGCGGCGACCGGGCCCGCGACGCGGGCTGTGTATGTGAAGGCGTGCATATCGATGTTCCGGCAGATGATGGGTGCATCAGGGACGGGCGTGCATCGGACGCTTTGCGTGGCCGGGCGGTTTGCGCCGCGGTTACGCGTGCCTAAGTGTAGTCGAGAAACGTGCGGCCGGTCGCGCGCCGCACCGGTGCGATCTGCCAGGTTCGCGCGCGAGTGAGATACTTGCCGAAGTGCCGCTGCGTCCCGTACCGCGGGCGGGCAGCGGCGAGACGGAACGGTGGCGCCGGCACCTGCGTGCCGGCCGCTGTCATCAACGAGGGGCTGATTTCATGGTGAACGAAATGCTTGAAACCGCGACGTTGGGAGGCGGGTGTTTCTGGTGCACGGAGGCCGTGTTTCTCGACGTCGACGGCGTGACTGCCGTCCAGTCGGGCTACGCGGGCGGCCATACGCGCAATCCGGGCTATCGCGACATCTGCGAAGGCGACACGGGCCACGCGGAAGTCGTCAACGTGACGTTCGATCCGGCGCGCATCGGCTATCGCGAGATCCTCGGGATCTTCTTCGCGACGCACGATCCGACCCAGTTGAACCGGCAGGGCAACGACGTCGGCACGCAGTACCGGTCGGTCGTGTTCACGCATTCGGATGCGCAACGCGATACGGCGCTGGACGTGATCCGCGAGCTGGAGCGCGAGCAGGTGTTCGGGCAGCCGATCGTCACGCAGGTCGTGCCGCTCGACGGCAACTACTGGCCGGCCGAGGACTATCACCAGAACTACTACGCGCGTAACCCGGGGCAGGGCTACTGCTCGGTCGTGATCGGGCCGAAGCTCGCGAAATTCCGGCAGAAGTTCTCGCACCGGCTGAAGTCGCTGCGCGGCGCGTAAGCGCGCGACCGGCGCAAACCGGCGAAACCGACGTCAAGCCGCCTCGTTGCGCCACTGCGCGCACGCGGCGGCGATCTCGCGCGCGAGCGCGATGCACGACAGCGGCGCGGAGCCTTCCGCCTTGTTGTTGATCGTGATGATCACCGGCTGCCCGGCCAGCGCATAGCGCGCGGCCAGTTCGGCGAGCGCCGAGCGCGTGGCCGGATCCTCGTCGACGAGCTTGTCGAACGGCTCGTACTTCGCTTTCGCCTGTTCGTACTTGAAGCCGCCGTGCAGGCTCCAGCGCACGATCAGCGGGCCCGGCGCGTCGCCGTCGAGCAGTGCGAGCGCGGCGGCCTGGCGCAGCGGGTCGGGCATTCGCGCGTGCAGGCCGACGCAGTAGCGCACGCCGAGCGCGGCGAGTGCGCGGATGAAGCGCGGCGTGAGCAGGCTCGCGTCGCGGATCTCGATCGCGTAGCGCGGGCCGTCGGCTTCCGGCGGCAGCGGCGGCAGCGCCGCGAAGAACGCGGCCAGCCGGTCGATCAGTGCGGCCGGTTCGGCGAGCAGCCGGTCGGGCAGCGGCGAGAACTGGAATACGAGCACGCCGGCTTTCCGGCCGAGCCCTTCGAGGCACGGCTGCACGAATTCGCGGGTGGCGAGCGGCGCGTCGAGGAAGGTCGGGTTCGGCCCCGACGGCTCGCCGCGCCGGCCGCGCACGACCGCGTCGGTCACCGAGGCCGGCGCCTTCACGACGAAGCGGAAATCGTCGGGCACCTGCTGCGCGTAGCGCAGGTAGTCGGCGACGGACAGCGGGCCGTAGAACGACCGGTCGAGGCTCACGCTCTTCAGCAGCGGATGCGCGCCGTACGCTGCGAGCCCTTCGCGCGACAGCTTCGTCTGCGCGAAATCGCCGTCGTAGACGATGCCGTTCCAGCCGGGGAAGTACCACGACGACGTGCCGAGCCGGACGTTCGGCGGCAGGCCGGCCGCCGCGTCGGCGACGTCCGCCGCGATCGGCGCGGGCGGCACGCCGCGCGAGCGCCGGCCTTTCTTCGGCGGTGCGGCCGCCGGCGACGGTTCGTCCCACAGCAGGCCGGAGGCAGGCGGCGGTGCTTCGTCGGAAGGGGGGGAGGCTGCACGGGCGGGCGGTGCGTCGCGCGCATCGTCATGCGGGTCCGGCACTACGCGTTCGCTGGCGTTGGCGGAACGCGCGTCGTCCGCGGGCGGCGACGCGCGTGCAGCGTCCGTCGGCACGCCGAACAGGTCGAATTGCCCGTCGGCGTGCGACCCGTCCGTGTCGTCGTGCTGCTGTCGTTCCGGCGGCGCCTTGCGCCGCGTCCTGCCGTCACCCATGCATGCCCAGCGTGAAGTGCTGCCTAGCGCGGCAGCGCGTGTTCGTACATATAGCGCCGCGACCACGGCAGCGTTTTCGCGCTGCGTCCGGCCTTGCGGCACACGATCTGGAAGATCGACACGTCGTCGTGCTCGAACGCATACGCGCAGCCGGCGAGATACACGCGCCAGATACGGAATTTTTCGTCGTCGACGAGGGCTTTCGCCTGTTCGGCCTTCGCCTCGAAGTTTTCCGTCCAGATTTCGAGCGTGCGCGCATAGTGCCGCCGCAGGCTTTCGACGTCAACCGCTTCCAGCCCGCCGCGCTGCGCCGCTTCGAGCGCGAGGCTGATGTGCGGCAGCTCGCCGTCCGGGAACACGTAGCGGTCGATGAACTCGCCGCCGCCGAGTGCCGTTTCGCCGCTTTCCGCGTCGGTCGACGTGATGCCGTGGTTCATCGCGATGCCGTCGTCGGCGAGCAGTTCGCGGATCCGCGAGAAATAGAGCGGCAGGTTCTTGCGGCCGACGTGCTCGAACATCCCGACGCTCGTGATGCGGTCGAACTGGCCGTCGATCTCGCGGTAATCCTGCAGGCGGATCTCGATCTTGTCCTCGAGCCCCGCGGCCTTCACGCGCGCGGTCGCGAGGTCGAACTGGTTCTGCGACAGCGTCACGCCGAGACACGTCGCGCCGAACTTCTGCGCGGCGCGCAGCACGAGTGCACCCCAGCCGCAGCCGATGTCGAGCAGGCGCTGGCCCGGCTGCAACTGGATCTTCGTCAGGATGTGGTCGATCTTCTTGACCTGCGCGGTGGCAAGATCCTCGTCGCCGTTCTCGAAGTACGCGCACGAGTACACCATGTTCTCGTCGAGCCACAGCTTGTAGAACGCGTTCGAGACGTCGTAGTGATACTGGATCGCCTTTCTGTCGGTGTTTTTCGTGTGAGTGAAGTAGCGCTTCACGCGCGCGAGCTTGCTCGCGCTCGTCACCGTGCTGCGCGCGAGCGAGTAGCCGATGTTGATGATGTCCGACAGCTTGCCTTCGATGTCGATCTTGCCCTTCACGTACGCCTCGCCGAGATTGTCGAGGCTCGGTTCGAGCAGCAGCGGCAACGCCGACGCGCTGTTTACTTTCAGCGTGACCTGCGGCGCGCTGAAAGTGCCGAAATCGAGTTGATCGCCGTTCCACAGCACGAGACGCGCCGGTATGTTCGCTTTCGCCCGTACTTCGTCCGCCCACTGTGCCAGCTTCTTTTCCCAGAACATTTGGATTCTCCGTTTGTTCGTTGAATCGAATACAGCCAAGTATCTTGACCAGCGCCCCGCCGTGAAGCGGGCGCCCGGATGCAACACGAGACACGACCGGCGTGCGCCGGCGCCGCGCTTACGGCGACAGGCGCGAGATCGTCCAGCCCTGCGACGTTTCGGCGTCGCGCGTATAGAGCAGGCGGTCGTGCAGCCGCGACGGGCGCCCCTGCCAGAACTCGATCGAGTCGGGCACGAGGCGGTAGCCGCCCCAGTGCGGCGGGCGCGGCGGGGTGTCGCCGTAGCGTTCGCTGACGGCCTTTTCGCGCGCTTCGAGCGTCGCGCGGCTGTCGATCACGGCGCTCTGCTCGGACGCCCATGCGCCGATGCGCGAGCCGAGCGGGCGCGACGCGAAATAGCGGTCGCTTTCTTCGGCGCTGGTTTTCTCGATCCGGCCTTCGATGCGCACCTGGCGCTCGAGCTCGATCCAGTAGAACAGCAGCGCCGCTTGCGGATGCGCGGCGAGATCGCGCCCCTTGCGGCTTTCGTAATTGGTAAAGAAGACGAACCCGCGTTCGTCGACGCCCTTGACGAGCACGATCCGGGCCGACGGCCGGCCGTCGGCGCCGACGGTCGCGAGCGTCATCGTGTTCGGCTCGGGCAGTTGGGCGGCGAGCGCCTCCTTGAACCAGCGGTCGAACTGGACGAAGGGGTCGTGGGCGGCATCGGCTTCGTCGAGCGAAGCACGTGAATAGTTGATGCGGAGATCGGCGAGAGTCGTCATGTTATGCAAACGCTTCAATCTGGGGCCAGTATAGCGAACGCGCGAGAATCGTGCGTGCACAGTGGCGCGTGCGAGCGGGGAGTTCAGGCAAAATAGAGGGCTGCTCGACTTACGTTTTCCTTGCTGCCATGTCCTCTGCCGACACTGCCCCGCCCAGTTCTTCTGATCTTACCCCGAGCCCGACAATCCAGCTTGACGTGGATCGTGAGCGGCGTTTCGGCGGCGTCGCACGGCTGTACGGCGCGCCGGCGGCGGCCGCTTTCGAGCGTGCGCATGTCGCGGTGATCGGGATCGGCGGCGTCGGGTCGTGGACGGCCGAGGCGCTCGCGCGCAGCGCGATCGGCACGCTGACGCTGATCGATCTCGACAACGTCGCCGAAAGCAATACGAACCGGCAGAT is part of the Burkholderia pyrrocinia genome and harbors:
- a CDS encoding selenium-binding family protein, whose protein sequence is MSMRPDPTFHASPELAMQAPAEAFAYTLLLSPDFSRPDALAVIDVKPGSPTYGKIVHTVTMPNTGDEFHHFGWNACSSALSPLTGHAFLERRFLIIPGLRSSRIYVIDTKPHPTQARIHKIIEPDEIFAKTGYSRPHTVHCGPEGIYVSTLGGAGKDGTDGAPGIFIMDCETFDVLGRWEIDRGPQDKHYDFWWNLPRDYMVSSEWALPPQFENGIVPEDLLANKYGHRLHFWDLRARRNVQTIDLGAQHQMALEVRPAHDPVREYGFVGVVVDTTNLEGSIWTWWREDGKFHVKKTATIPPEPAAADELPPLLKGFGAVPPLVTDIDLSLDDRFLYVSCWGTGEMRQYDVSDPHNPVLAGSVRIGGIVRRAPHSNGRAFAGGPQMVEISRDGRRVYWTNSLYSTWDDQFYPDGVPAAQVLAHAGPDGGLTLADDYWVEFPDGYRAHQIRLEGGDCSTDSFCYPSVKR
- the pdxH gene encoding pyridoxamine 5'-phosphate oxidase — its product is MTTLADLRINYSRASLDEADAAHDPFVQFDRWFKEALAAQLPEPNTMTLATVGADGRPSARIVLVKGVDERGFVFFTNYESRKGRDLAAHPQAALLFYWIELERQVRIEGRIEKTSAEESDRYFASRPLGSRIGAWASEQSAVIDSRATLEAREKAVSERYGDTPPRPPHWGGYRLVPDSIEFWQGRPSRLHDRLLYTRDAETSQGWTISRLSP
- the msrA gene encoding peptide-methionine (S)-S-oxide reductase MsrA, yielding MVNEMLETATLGGGCFWCTEAVFLDVDGVTAVQSGYAGGHTRNPGYRDICEGDTGHAEVVNVTFDPARIGYREILGIFFATHDPTQLNRQGNDVGTQYRSVVFTHSDAQRDTALDVIRELEREQVFGQPIVTQVVPLDGNYWPAEDYHQNYYARNPGQGYCSVVIGPKLAKFRQKFSHRLKSLRGA
- a CDS encoding DUF72 domain-containing protein produces the protein MGDGRTRRKAPPERQQHDDTDGSHADGQFDLFGVPTDAARASPPADDARSANASERVVPDPHDDARDAPPARAASPPSDEAPPPASGLLWDEPSPAAAPPKKGRRSRGVPPAPIAADVADAAAGLPPNVRLGTSSWYFPGWNGIVYDGDFAQTKLSREGLAAYGAHPLLKSVSLDRSFYGPLSVADYLRYAQQVPDDFRFVVKAPASVTDAVVRGRRGEPSGPNPTFLDAPLATREFVQPCLEGLGRKAGVLVFQFSPLPDRLLAEPAALIDRLAAFFAALPPLPPEADGPRYAIEIRDASLLTPRFIRALAALGVRYCVGLHARMPDPLRQAAALALLDGDAPGPLIVRWSLHGGFKYEQAKAKYEPFDKLVDEDPATRSALAELAARYALAGQPVIITINNKAEGSAPLSCIALAREIAAACAQWRNEAA
- the kynB gene encoding arylformamidase, encoding MDTLWDISPPVSPATPVWPGDTPVSVERVWRMEAGSPVNVARLTLSPHTGAHCDAPLHYDADGAPIGAVPLDTYLGTCRVIHCIGASPVVQPADIAAALDGVPPRVLLRTCAQAPIAQWDPEFCAVAPETIDLLAAHGVKLIGIDTPSLDPQESKTMDAHHRVRAHRMAILEGIVLDDVPPGDYELIALPLKFATLDASPVRAVLRALPARAS
- a CDS encoding flavin reductase family protein, which translates into the protein MSHANPPDFDSAAFRQALGQFATGVTVITTRAPSGQLIGITASSFNSVSLDPPLVLWSLAHKSASMPVFRGNSHYVVNVLAASQVDLCKRFSTYKGDRFEGIAHVAGNSGMPVLDGALAWFECHNRSRYDEGDHVIFVGEVERCGVRAASDATPPLVFHGGGFHGLTPL
- the kynU gene encoding kynureninase encodes the protein MIKTREDALALDRDDPLGPLRDQFALPDGVIYLDGNSLGAQPRASAARAQQVIGAEWGEGLIRSWNTAGWFALPHRLGDKLATLIGGAPGETVVTDTISINLFKLLSAMLRHQAERAPERRVIVSERSNFPTDLYIAQGLIEQLGGGYELRLIDDPADLPDALGADTAVAMITHVNYRTGSMHDMPAVTQLVHDAGALMLWDLAHSAGAVPVDLNGARADGAVGCTYKYLNGGPGSPAFVWVPQRHHAHFSQPLSGWWGHRAPFAMQPGFAPDPGIARFLCGTQPIVSMSMVECGLDVFLQTDMQAIRRKSLALTDAFIALVEARCAGLSLKLVTPRSHHQRGSQASFEHPHGYEVMQALIARGVIGDYREPYVLRFGFTPLYVRFADVWDAVETLRDILATNAWKAPEFAERGAVT
- the kynA gene encoding tryptophan 2,3-dioxygenase, which translates into the protein MQPPGDDAPAGCPFSGARAAQQAHSAPAAHEAPHVPGDASGQAGWHNAQLDFSKSMSYGDYLSLNSILDAQHPLSPDHNEMLFIIQHQTSELWMKLALFELRGALDAVRADALPPAFKMLARVSRILEQLVQAWNVLSTMTPSEYSAMRPYLGQSSGFQSYQYRQLEFLLGNKNVQMLQPHAHRPDILEQVRATLEAPSFYDEVVRLLARRGFPIAPERLERDWTQPTRHDETVEAAWLDVYRHPQQHWELYEMAEELVDLEDAFRQWRFRHVTTVERIIGFKQGTGGTSGAPYLRKMLDVVLFPELWHVRTTL
- a CDS encoding SAM-dependent methyltransferase, with product MFWEKKLAQWADEVRAKANIPARLVLWNGDQLDFGTFSAPQVTLKVNSASALPLLLEPSLDNLGEAYVKGKIDIEGKLSDIINIGYSLARSTVTSASKLARVKRYFTHTKNTDRKAIQYHYDVSNAFYKLWLDENMVYSCAYFENGDEDLATAQVKKIDHILTKIQLQPGQRLLDIGCGWGALVLRAAQKFGATCLGVTLSQNQFDLATARVKAAGLEDKIEIRLQDYREIDGQFDRITSVGMFEHVGRKNLPLYFSRIRELLADDGIAMNHGITSTDAESGETALGGGEFIDRYVFPDGELPHISLALEAAQRGGLEAVDVESLRRHYARTLEIWTENFEAKAEQAKALVDDEKFRIWRVYLAGCAYAFEHDDVSIFQIVCRKAGRSAKTLPWSRRYMYEHALPR
- a CDS encoding Lrp/AsnC family transcriptional regulator translates to MHAITLDATDCRILAVLQEEGRISNLDLAERISLSPSACLRRMRLLEEQGVIEHYRACLSREKLGFELEAFVQVSMRNEENQWHERFAEALREWPEVVGAFVVTGESHYLLRVLAHNLKHYSDFVLNRLYKAPGVMDIRSNIVLQTLKDEAGAPVGLARTGAIKAV